The genomic interval gattttactcacaagattTCTTATTAGTACTAGTTGATGAGCTGATGTCAATAGATGTTTCTTATGTCAGATGTGCAACTGCTTGCTGATGTATTAGTCTATGTTACAGTGGTGCAACAGAAGAAAGACAATATTTGTGACAGTAGTGACACAACTGTTTCAACTTTGCTGATACTGAAACATATTTGTTGTTCTATgttagaatgaaaatatattacattcgTTCGAAAACAACTCCAAGTCGTGACGATCCAGCAAACGAGAACCTACTCGACATCCCAGAAATAGTAGCTTATCTTCTCACAAATCACGCCCTACAAACTTGataaaagaacacattgaattATATGTTCCTGTATGCAGTATATTTAAACGATAGCTGGAATGGTCATTGATGGAACGCCTATGATAATAGGCTGCTTGTTAAGTGCtgacaataacaaaagcaacaataataataactctagatgataatttcaaaagatatttatTGAACAGTTGGAAAATATGGGTGACTAGTACATAGTCTTCTGCTTTTAATATGATTGGGAATAAGCATTTGTAAAAATAGGTATTTCATCCTGCAGATAtgtgtaataattttaaattattctcTTGAGAGATGAACTAACAATATGTCTGTAGAGtagatttataattattttattaatcattaaatttaatatatactaaataatggaatatctaaatatataatcaatagtagtgtatataatataatataatataatataatataatataatataatataatataatataatataatataatataNNNNNNNNNNNNNNNNNNNNNNNNNNNNNNNNNNNNNNNNNNNNNNNNNNNNNNNNNNNNNNNNNNNNNNNNNNNNNNNNNNNNNNNNNNNNNNNNNNNNNNNNNNNNNNNNNNNNNNNNNNNNNNNNNNNNNNNNNNNNNNNNatatatatatatatatatatatatatacatgtttgggTTCTTGTTATCAAATTCCTATATCTCTATATTATAACAATTCTAAACGCGTAGATTATTTCACATGAAATCAGTGTCAAACCTAGTTCTTGTCTCTCACATCATAACACAATGGGACACACTTGCACTTTCGGTTTTGTAACTGGTTTTATAATATAAGCCTGCTCTGTTAGACAACACCATATGATTTGGAGGTCTTTCAATGCATTGGAATTCGGTTGCATAATTacctgaaataagaaaaaaaacgtgtcaacaaaatattgatttatttttacagGATAATAGTTCTTGGAATTAATTAAtcttatatacatttctttaataAGGTTAACGATTAATTTAAGATTGAAAACCAAAGTGAtgtctacctgcctacctacatatctatctatctatctatctatctatctatctatctatctatctatctatctatctatctatctatctatctatctatctacctatctatctatctatctatctatctatctatctatctatctatctatgtctacatCTAAATGTGAATGCAAGTAGAGAGAAGACATGAATGAAAATACAAGTTGAATACCTGGTGATTATGAAGTTTTTATATCTCTACCTTCTCTATTTTTTTCCGAACACCAGAACCAAGTAATTAAGAAGTAATCTTCTTATCAGGCAAccaaatattaatgttaatgcagcaaaattattaatatttcgttttaaaaaatatatattacttactcAAAATTCCTCCTGCTGGAACAAACTTGCTAAGTATATTGAAATGCAGGGAAAAAAATGCTTCCCCGTTCGAACTTCTGTATTGGCTTACTGTTATTGAAAATGAAGATGTCATTTGCAATACTTTTGGTTTGATGATATCAGTCGGGCCTTGTGCATCAGGAGTATAGCTAACATCACTGGAATGCATCCTAACATGTATTTCATTAAGAGTTCTCAAGCAATTAGTGCTTGATCCTTTTTTCACTTGACCATAAACAAATACACCTGTAGAATAAAGacaatttatttaaaacattacataaggataaaatataaatttattttacattgaatTAGTTATTTTGTTAACACCTCATGATGGAATAATTTTGGCAAATCTCATAGTCTTTTCAGATGATATCTCAACAGCAGAAATAATCGACCCTGAAAATGTCGCATCGATAATTAACACCAAGATGCACACTTAGCAGTGTACAGTGGCCTACAACGGAAACACGCGTAGGTCTAAGTGAAGAACGATctaaataactgtataataaagcTAGGATGTGCAAGTCTCCGTTCTCCTggtcttcattaatttcattattttctctacgGAAACTGTGCAGTCCTTATAAGGACGTTCGGATTTACCAAGTGAGGATTAACCGAGTATAGTGAATTTTAACTAATTTGACTTTCATCAACACTTGCAGTGGTTagcaaattattttgatttttatattattgtattggaTTAAACATGGTAGAAATTTtcacaattattaaaatatttctttctttgaatttgAACAATTGCATTGTATTAATAATTAGAACTTTCATTTCAAAACTcggaaataaaaatattgtttatgtgcTTTTAATAATTATGTGTCACTGGGACAAACATAGGTCTATGGCAAACTCCAAGGGTAGGAATGAGCTACCCACTAATACATGAAACGAATGTTCACAGATTACTCACAGTCAACCAACATACAGAACTGAACGTTTTCCTGATGTCAAGAACGGACAAGTTGGGGAACGGGGAGGTAAAATATGAATTGTTCAAAAATGAATAATGCAATAGTTTATTGATGGAAATTGGAACTTACAGCATTTCACTATACAATGTAATATCGTCCTGATAAAAGAAACGTTCCCCCTGACAAATTTACTTGCTTACACACCTGTTGAACCCGCTACTACTTTAACACATACTGACATCTATAACAAGCTCTTATCCAGGTAtacgtccttgttttcgtatagattcgctgctttcttccaaggaatctaatgcccttagcttagtttttctttggggctgaccagattggagcaatctcgagtataaccagccgaaattgcaaagataatctggatctcgactgaggatagaaaactccgaatgatccgtccttgtgTTCtgtgtatcgtctgtctggatgttttgttgtcccttttttgtatcacctaactgtctggatgttttgcgttcttgtcccatttttgtattttttatatataaaaatatagcggcctacgtacactttggtctcttatatatatatataacaattgcagcgtggaaggtgtttataagccatttaaaataacacacaaaatccgttagattcacttcaacatttaaatttaatttgtcaaaatattttcgtcNNNNNNNNNNNNNNNNNNNNNNNNNNNNNNNNNNNNNNNNNNNNNNNNNNNNNNNNNNNNNNNNNNNNNNNNNNNNNNNNNNNNNNNNNNNNNNNNNNNNNNNNNNNNNNNNNNNNNNNNNNNNNNNNNNNNNNNNNNNNNNNNNNNNNNNNNNNNNNNNNNNNNNNNNNNNNNNNNNNNNNNNNNNNNNNNNNNNNNNNNNNNNNNNNNNNNNNNNNNNNNNNNNNNNNNNNNNctattctttccttctttccttctttccttctttctatcagccctttcacgcttaccTCGTTCATTCTACTCTTCgctctttcgttccccctctctcacatttcctggccttctcttcatgctcactttccctcctcttttacttcactctgtccctttcatttttttctcgcctCTCCTTAATTCTTCAATCCTTCTGCCTCTACTTCTCTACCTTCTCTccccccacgtgaccggtgttcggccaagcctgacctttctttcttggttcgactaccatccgtgcaacatctatattcctccctgccCAGTCAAaccttatgtccctgccgtaaggctttacttccacacacgccagcttaatttaattcgtccttagtcgaaagacacctgttatttgtatttgtaattgtgtaacatttctccgtttttttccgtccttgttttcgtatacatttgctgcttttttCCCAAGgtatctaatgctcttagcttagtttttccttggagctggccagattggagcaagcTGAAgcataaccagccgaaattgcaaagataatctggaactcgactgaggaaagaaaactccgaatgacctgtccttgttttctttgtctcgtctgtctggatgttttgttgtccctttttttgtatcacctaactgtctggatgttttgcgttcttgttccatttttgtattttttatatatacattagttaCTCCATTTTGTTAGAGCTCGTAATACGACTTTTCTAGAGAGAATGTGGAAAAGAATTATAAGTATAACTCAGAAAATAGTAGAAAATGTGTCTACATGTGTCGGCTAATGAAGAAATTTTCAAGCATAATGgaaacttttaataataataatgaaaaaataaaataacagtgatAGTATTACTCGATTCAGTGGAATTAAAAATAGtaaggataaaaataatatgAGATAAATAACGATAAGTAAATTGAAATAAGACAGAGTAAAGCGAAGGATAACTATAATTCTAATAGAATGGAACCgtataaacaaacaagaaaacttaACACTCATAAAGATGTTAATATAAAGTACCTTAACAAAGcagttaataaatatgtaaacttgcccattaaaaatactaaaatagatTGCGAATATGATGTAAAGCAGATGCTAACTAGAGACATAGGATAAACACACCTTTAATATGAACACCAAAAATTTCTCTAGTAATAAAGTATATGATAATACGGAATGCTTTATTATTCCCTTCGTTAAGCGAAATATTTCCAACATTCCGAAATTATTCTATTCGGCAGtagtaaaaaattttaattaaatttttaactcGCACAAAATTAGGATAGCATTTTCCAATAGTAAAAACCTAGCACAAATCATTGCGGCACAGAACACGAAGAGATGGAATAATTTCTATGAGAATGGTATTAATTACAATCAGAATTTTATATTAAGCAATATCGAAATAAGAGTTGTCGACAGATGTAACATAATGAGAAATAAGGTAAACAATCCAAGAGAAGCAACTGATAATAATCCGCTGACAGgactagagagaaagagagagagagagaggggggggggagagtatGTATGCTAGAAAGTACAGCACTGGTAAAGTAAATAATCAAAATAGAGATGATAACGAAATGTATAGTAACAAGGGAATTAATGCAAGGGAAGTACTAACTCAAACACTATGTCGGAAAATGGTACCCAGAATGCAGAAAATCAAAATAGTAAATATCTTGAAATCAAAATAGTAGATAGCTTGGAACATAGGAAAAAACTCtagtaatataaataatcaaCTAAAAATAGGAGATTATAGAAGTATAGTTAGAGACAAAAATTGCAATTGAGCAACACATAAATTATGCCCGCTAAAATTAAATTGCAGAATTAAAGATGCAGCTTACAGATATAAAGTAATTTCAGAAGGCCAGGTATATTCTAACACAGAAGCAAGTTCGACTTTTATTAAATTCAGAATAGCTGATCAGGAACTATCGTTTCgggataaaaataagaaaaataatacgagtttaagtaaattaatttgggCACTAAAAGATAAAGCATACACAATTAACTGGGGAAATAATTAGCAGAGCTAAACCGTATTTCAGAGAAAGCAAACCGTGAATTGTGTGTCGAAGAAATTTACCAAATTCTTACCACAAACTTCAAATTTGTACACCATAGACAAGAAAGTACCTAAGATGTGTTCAAGCATCTAAATATACTTTTAAGAAGTTTAAGTAAATGCATTACACGAACTACTAACGTTAGAACTAAAATTgagtaaattataataaataacgaACTTGAATTAAATACAAACCACTACAaagtaaaactatataaaattttaaaagaattgaaaACCAAGCTTAAATCGAATAAAATTAACTATAAGTTAGAtgttaaattaatttcaacagTGGCTGCgaggtaagaaacttacttcctaaccacatcatggttctgagttcagtctcactgcatagcacctggGACAGgtgtctcctactgtagcctcgggctaaccaaagccttgtgagtggatttggtagacgtaaactgaaagaagcccgtcgtatatatatgtatacatatctatatgtgtgtatctgtgttagtTCCCCTCTAtctccacttgacaaccagtgttggtgtgtttacgtccttgtaaattagcagtttagcaaaagacaccgatagaataagtactaggcttaaaagaaaataagtcccgaggtcgattcattcgactaaaaaaaattaaggcggtgcctaatgattgaaacatgtaaaaagataagataaaaagataatagataatagACCCATAGATTAATAATATAGAAACAATAAGAAGCCAAAAATAATTGAACACCTTTAGAAAAAATAAGAATACTATTCCGAATTAGTAGACTGGTTAGCTAGAATATGAATTAGGAACGTAAGGAACATTGATAAATACCAAAGTAGCAGGGGTAAATGACAGGTCacgagatatataaatattaatattaatgttaacACCTCATGATGGAATAATTTTGGCAAATCTCATAGTCTTTTCAGATGATATCTCAACAGCAGAAATAATCGACCCTGAAAATGTCGCACCGATAATTAACACCAAGATGCACACTTAGCAGTGTACAACGGCCTGCAGCGGAAACACGCGTAGGTCTAAGTGAAGAACGATctaaataactgtataataaagcTAGGATGTGCAAGTCTCCGTTCTCCTggtcttcattaatttcattattttctctacgGAAACTGTGCAGTCCTTATAAGGACGTTTGGATTTACCAAGTGAGGATTAACCGAGTATAGTGAATTTTAACTAATTTGACTTTCATCAACACTTGCAGTGGTTAGCATTGACAATCGATAAGAGCGAACACGGTAACTGCCACGATTATATACCCCTCGGNNNNNNNNNNNNNNNNNNNNNNNNNNNNNNNNNNNNNNNNNNNNNNNNNNNNNNNNNNNNNNNNNNNNNNNNNNNNNNNNNNNNNNNNNNNNNNNNNNNNNNNNNNNNNNNNNNNNNNNNNNNN from Octopus bimaculoides isolate UCB-OBI-ISO-001 chromosome 5, ASM119413v2, whole genome shotgun sequence carries:
- the LOC106879655 gene encoding uncharacterized protein LOC106879655; translated protein: MSKVSTPFPVHGGIRSKLLYCFKFKSNNVVSETSFRYPATHAAPRRTTNTLPITTTTSVPLLQYRPGVLIKPLNCSIDLCFVDTIECRNQTEILLLADRQAGVFVYGQVKKGSSTNCLRTLNEIHVRMHSSDVSYTPDAQGPTDIIKPKVLQMTSSFSITVSQYRSSNGEAFFSLHFNILSKFVPAGGILSNYATEFQCIERPPNHMVLSNRAGLYYKTSYKTESASVSHCVMM